In the genome of Oxalobacter aliiformigenes, one region contains:
- a CDS encoding winged helix-turn-helix transcriptional regulator, with translation MTERKEKEEIMKKAGVCARRVASQREMIEKTLAKEPMTIVDLAKRLGLSNDTIRNRIGELVADGRRVRVVGWNVLETTMVRVWGPGPGRDEPRPVRVRVDGVKRNRKAAGGARLPVSVPVVRFRREGMDEWLFRIRELR, from the coding sequence GTGACTGAAAGAAAGGAAAAGGAAGAAATCATGAAGAAAGCGGGGGTTTGTGCGAGACGGGTCGCCAGCCAGAGGGAGATGATCGAAAAGACGCTGGCGAAAGAACCGATGACGATTGTCGATCTGGCCAAAAGGCTGGGTCTGTCGAACGATACGATCCGCAACCGGATCGGCGAGCTGGTGGCCGACGGGCGCCGGGTGCGTGTGGTCGGCTGGAATGTGCTGGAGACGACGATGGTGCGGGTATGGGGCCCGGGGCCGGGACGGGATGAGCCCAGACCGGTCAGGGTGCGGGTCGATGGCGTGAAACGGAACCGCAAGGCGGCCGGTGGCGCCCGGTTGCCGGTATCGGTGCCGGTCGTACGGTTCAGAAGGGAGGGGATGGACGAATGGCTGTTCAGAATCCGGGAGTTGAGATGA
- a CDS encoding YadA C-terminal domain-containing protein — MKRTAYRGIAAVTAIASIPTVDYNKRFAIGVGMGNFEGENALAIGASLRATESLTFKASVGKSGSEATYGAGAALSF; from the coding sequence GTGAAAAGGACAGCATATCGGGGTATTGCGGCCGTAACGGCGATAGCCAGCATACCGACAGTGGATTACAACAAGCGGTTTGCCATCGGTGTTGGTATGGGTAACTTCGAAGGAGAAAACGCGCTGGCGATAGGAGCGAGCCTGCGTGCGACAGAAAGCCTGACCTTCAAGGCCAGCGTCGGCAAATCCGGAAGTGAGGCGACATATGGAGCAGGTGCCGCCTTGTCGTTCTGA
- a CDS encoding YadA C-terminal domain-containing protein, giving the protein MKKSLIAGLISITVFSMTNAHSMVVQHNMQAINTNNNQTAIQDVESSRFSTVDGRLSDVKETSYRGIAAVTAIANIPTVEEGKRFAVGMGVGNFEGENALATGASIRANDSLTFKASAGKSGSSATYGAGTALSF; this is encoded by the coding sequence ATGAAAAAAAGTCTGATAGCCGGTCTGATCAGCATAACGGTGTTTTCGATGACAAATGCTCATAGTATGGTTGTTCAGCATAACATGCAGGCCATCAATACCAATAATAACCAGACAGCAATCCAGGATGTGGAAAGCAGCCGTTTTTCCACTGTCGATGGTCGTCTGAGCGATGTCAAGGAAACATCCTACCGGGGGATTGCAGCGGTTACAGCCATTGCCAACATCCCGACGGTTGAAGAGGGCAAACGTTTCGCCGTGGGGATGGGTGTCGGTAACTTCGAAGGCGAAAACGCTCTGGCGACCGGTGCCAGCATCCGGGCAAATGACAGCCTGACATTCAAGGCAAGTGCGGGTAAATCCGGCAGCTCCGCAACTTACGGTGCCGGTACCGCATTATCCTTTTGA
- a CDS encoding B3/4 domain-containing protein, giving the protein MRFVIDSRVFAAIPDMVVGVVVAQGVDNTKAVPEVSAMLAQSVEAAEARFSGREVKKAEEIVPYREAFRALGINPNRFPCSAEALFSRIGKGKGMPSINPLVDLNNAVSLKYVIPMGTHDLKDVPEVIGMRPATENDRFLPFGGGEEEVPDAGEVVYAVGNQVRTRRWTWRQSENGKITAETSTVFFPIDGFAGVNEAAVKAASDELAGMLVSCFGARVKTGFVDRDHPEFVWSF; this is encoded by the coding sequence ATGAGATTTGTGATCGACAGTCGCGTGTTCGCGGCGATTCCCGATATGGTGGTGGGCGTCGTGGTGGCGCAGGGGGTGGATAATACGAAGGCGGTGCCGGAGGTGTCGGCGATGCTGGCGCAGTCGGTCGAGGCGGCCGAGGCCCGGTTTTCGGGCCGGGAGGTGAAGAAAGCGGAAGAAATCGTGCCTTACCGCGAGGCTTTCCGGGCGCTGGGGATCAATCCGAACCGTTTTCCCTGTTCGGCGGAGGCGCTGTTTTCCCGTATCGGCAAGGGCAAGGGGATGCCGTCGATCAATCCGCTGGTGGATCTGAACAATGCCGTGTCGTTGAAGTATGTGATTCCGATGGGAACGCATGATCTGAAAGATGTACCGGAGGTGATCGGGATGCGGCCAGCGACAGAAAACGACCGTTTTCTGCCGTTCGGCGGAGGGGAGGAAGAGGTTCCCGATGCCGGCGAGGTGGTGTATGCGGTCGGTAATCAGGTCCGGACGCGGCGATGGACCTGGCGGCAGAGCGAAAACGGCAAGATCACGGCGGAGACGTCCACCGTGTTTTTCCCGATCGACGGGTTTGCGGGAGTCAATGAAGCCGCGGTGAAGGCGGCATCGGACGAGCTGGCCGGTATGCTGGTGTCCTGCTTCGGCGCCCGGGTGAAGACGGGGTTCGTCGATCGGGATCATCCGGAATTTGTCTGGTCGTTCTGA
- a CDS encoding autotransporter outer membrane beta-barrel domain-containing protein, protein MGQGKTWPKRQAERERRSSGFGKGCYRGVSGKTRLSMAILLTVVPFFAGQQAYAKWLDRYENIQPSGKPSVPKYNIRNGSIDVSSGNTLMGFNEDGSELSSEAWPNVAYGEDGITSYKANFYSGWGLTGHLDETLSAVKGTGSTVYWDFLAPESSRIVARLNVGTRNFLHSGVYGIYAKKLGHKNDDGNGAAHFNFLSKETAILASNHNNLSGDVAAVRLEEGGSVSFWGQRELQADPALGMGDTSLGSQKVTIAASNEYDGAGGNVYGILNTRGDIHLGADTTRIEVFNKGVNRENVKVGDETVDVTSHAIGIYNSGGVLENRSDLVIATGNAAIRQENGTGDGETVSTGEGVTVGLFNATYTDRSEKPGFDPRGASVDSTGSVTMDLQAERQVFGLMQMHEETSSTFAGETRIAASSAGAEAYGVFATEKTRAGFDGRLAYAVKSGAADAYGVMADGEARVTINGGLAASVDRTQYDAALKKARAIEALGGAQVEVNTEGRHLVQVDGDLHTAPGGAGGAVDPGDIGNSLAINVNVLAWAIRNDGIILGGGGTILSATGETTHALLSDSPSSDASGTTAEDGKITFVMSEAGSYLTGAANGNIDMTVSDATRWDVTADSRYETLRANGGTIDFYHPDVRYDDALPFQKMTVGDMVAPVARAGGAGSTFVMNTDMLSAGKTVMSYDGMTYFDGELVSQGTVDDATGTFTSNPVYRYRGHDVEVALKGVALDEVKKTLEYGKRYGDFLSVKSASGGAQTYAVQIYDPAVKNDVAYDGTVLKFATVPQNVTLVGQAMQHDPLFVYTPRIWRTEHHDSGQSVYDEAGGRFVAKDDTRFTKAEYESLGLSETAADANGYVDYWLSGFKRDVSEEGKTPVKAAAAAFAGWRWWNDNDTLLKRMGELRYSDGQDGAWVRVIRSKHESGGTYGFTGYTTMLQIGADRREIGEKGMWRRGAALSWGETDTRFSQGKGENTNTSLTLYATWLGYKGHYLDLVVKGSRLRTDYETFGAFADHGVGKNWAASASAEYGRKKKVHADNWFVEPQLQVTYGHMWGSDYTTRQGIHVDQQDADSLVGRAGVVLSRESESEYRRPKRVYVKASALHEFMGRDRFTLRDAAGGSVGLTNDLGGTWYEAGFGANVVLKEGMHVYFDFERGFGGQVDMPWRVEGGVRVEF, encoded by the coding sequence ATGGGGCAGGGAAAGACGTGGCCGAAACGGCAGGCGGAGCGGGAAAGAAGGTCGTCCGGTTTCGGGAAGGGATGTTATCGGGGCGTTTCGGGGAAAACGAGGCTGTCGATGGCGATTCTTCTGACGGTGGTGCCGTTTTTTGCCGGGCAGCAGGCGTACGCAAAATGGCTCGATCGTTATGAGAATATCCAGCCGTCGGGAAAACCGTCCGTTCCGAAATACAATATCCGCAACGGGTCCATTGATGTCAGCAGTGGCAACACGCTGATGGGATTTAATGAGGACGGCTCGGAACTGTCGTCCGAGGCCTGGCCGAACGTCGCCTATGGCGAGGATGGCATCACGTCATACAAGGCGAATTTTTATTCCGGCTGGGGACTGACCGGTCATCTGGACGAGACGCTTTCCGCTGTGAAGGGAACGGGCAGTACGGTTTACTGGGATTTTCTGGCGCCGGAGAGTTCCCGGATCGTCGCCAGGCTGAATGTGGGAACCCGGAATTTTCTGCATTCAGGGGTGTACGGCATTTATGCCAAAAAGCTCGGGCATAAAAATGACGATGGCAATGGCGCGGCCCATTTCAATTTCCTCTCGAAAGAGACGGCGATTCTGGCGAGCAATCACAATAATCTGAGTGGCGATGTGGCCGCCGTCCGGCTGGAGGAGGGCGGTTCGGTGTCGTTTTGGGGCCAGCGGGAGTTGCAGGCCGATCCGGCACTGGGGATGGGTGATACCTCGCTGGGCAGCCAAAAAGTGACGATCGCCGCTTCCAACGAGTATGACGGGGCCGGCGGGAATGTGTACGGGATTCTGAATACGCGGGGCGATATCCATCTGGGGGCCGATACGACGCGAATCGAGGTGTTCAACAAAGGGGTCAACCGGGAGAATGTGAAGGTCGGTGATGAAACGGTGGATGTCACCAGTCATGCGATCGGGATATACAACTCGGGCGGGGTGCTGGAGAACCGTTCGGATCTGGTGATCGCCACGGGTAATGCGGCCATCCGTCAGGAAAACGGAACGGGGGACGGAGAGACGGTTTCCACGGGGGAAGGGGTGACGGTCGGGCTGTTCAATGCCACGTATACGGATCGGTCGGAAAAGCCCGGGTTCGATCCCCGGGGCGCGTCGGTGGACAGTACCGGGTCGGTGACGATGGATTTGCAGGCGGAAAGGCAGGTGTTCGGCCTGATGCAGATGCATGAGGAGACGTCTTCGACGTTTGCCGGAGAGACCCGGATCGCCGCCAGCAGTGCGGGGGCGGAGGCTTACGGGGTGTTCGCCACGGAAAAGACGCGCGCCGGGTTCGACGGTCGGCTTGCCTATGCCGTGAAAAGCGGGGCGGCGGATGCGTATGGCGTGATGGCGGATGGTGAGGCCCGTGTGACGATCAATGGCGGGCTGGCGGCGTCGGTGGACAGGACGCAGTATGACGCGGCGCTGAAGAAAGCGCGGGCGATCGAGGCGCTGGGCGGTGCGCAGGTGGAGGTGAATACGGAGGGCCGCCATCTGGTTCAGGTCGATGGCGATCTGCATACGGCACCGGGAGGTGCCGGCGGGGCGGTCGATCCCGGCGATATCGGCAACAGTCTGGCGATCAATGTGAATGTGCTGGCCTGGGCGATTCGCAATGACGGCATTATTCTGGGGGGTGGCGGGACTATTCTGTCGGCAACCGGGGAAACAACGCACGCCCTGCTCTCAGACAGTCCGTCCAGTGATGCTTCCGGAACGACGGCAGAAGACGGAAAGATCACGTTTGTGATGAGCGAGGCCGGGTCGTATCTGACGGGGGCGGCCAACGGGAATATCGATATGACGGTGTCGGATGCGACGCGCTGGGATGTGACGGCGGACAGCCGTTACGAGACGTTGCGGGCCAATGGCGGGACGATCGATTTCTATCATCCGGATGTGCGGTATGACGATGCGCTTCCGTTCCAGAAGATGACGGTGGGCGACATGGTGGCGCCGGTGGCGCGTGCCGGCGGGGCGGGCAGTACGTTTGTGATGAATACGGATATGCTTTCCGCCGGCAAGACCGTGATGTCGTACGATGGCATGACGTATTTCGACGGGGAACTGGTGTCGCAGGGGACGGTCGATGACGCGACGGGAACGTTTACGTCCAATCCGGTGTACCGTTATCGCGGCCATGATGTGGAGGTGGCGCTGAAAGGGGTGGCGCTCGACGAGGTGAAGAAGACGCTGGAATACGGGAAGCGTTACGGTGATTTCCTGTCGGTGAAGTCGGCGTCCGGCGGGGCGCAGACGTATGCGGTGCAGATTTACGATCCGGCGGTGAAAAACGATGTGGCGTATGACGGTACGGTGCTGAAGTTCGCCACGGTGCCACAGAATGTGACGCTGGTGGGGCAGGCGATGCAGCACGATCCGCTGTTCGTCTATACGCCGAGGATCTGGAGGACGGAACATCACGATTCGGGCCAGTCCGTGTATGACGAGGCCGGCGGGCGGTTCGTCGCGAAAGACGATACGCGGTTTACGAAGGCGGAATACGAAAGTCTGGGCCTGTCGGAAACGGCGGCGGATGCAAACGGTTATGTGGATTACTGGCTGTCGGGGTTCAAACGGGATGTGTCCGAGGAGGGCAAGACGCCGGTGAAGGCCGCGGCGGCGGCTTTTGCCGGATGGCGCTGGTGGAACGATAACGATACGTTGCTCAAACGCATGGGCGAGTTGCGCTATTCGGATGGGCAGGACGGCGCCTGGGTGCGGGTGATCCGCAGCAAGCATGAGAGTGGCGGGACTTACGGGTTCACGGGTTATACGACGATGCTCCAGATCGGGGCCGACCGCCGGGAGATCGGCGAGAAGGGCATGTGGCGGCGTGGGGCGGCGCTGTCGTGGGGCGAGACGGATACCCGGTTTTCACAGGGCAAGGGAGAAAACACGAATACGAGCCTGACGCTGTATGCCACCTGGCTGGGGTACAAGGGGCATTATCTCGATCTGGTCGTCAAGGGCAGCCGCTTAAGGACGGATTACGAGACGTTCGGGGCGTTCGCCGATCATGGGGTCGGCAAGAACTGGGCGGCCAGCGCGAGCGCGGAATATGGCCGCAAGAAGAAGGTGCATGCGGATAACTGGTTCGTCGAACCGCAGCTTCAGGTCACGTACGGCCATATGTGGGGAAGCGACTATACGACACGGCAGGGCATTCATGTCGATCAGCAGGATGCGGACAGTCTGGTCGGCCGGGCCGGGGTGGTGCTGAGCAGGGAATCCGAAAGCGAGTACCGGCGGCCGAAACGGGTGTATGTGAAGGCGTCGGCGCTGCACGAGTTCATGGGGCGGGACCGGTTCACGCTGCGCGATGCCGCCGGCGGGTCGGTCGGGCTGACCAATGATCTGGGGGGAACCTGGTATGAGGCCGGTTTCGGCGCGAATGTGGTGCTGAAGGAAGGCATGCATGTGTATTTCGATTTTGAGCGCGGTTTCGGTGGCCAGGTCGATATGCCCTGGCGGGTCGAGGGCGGTGTCCGGGTGGAATTCTGA
- a CDS encoding FKBP-type peptidyl-prolyl cis-trans isomerase — protein MRNSTRGLLLAASLVLAGSAFAAPAGGIVERPPVQQGYGTGPYGGYGPVGPATSPAVVVPYLAPGGITVYPLSQSNNTVKPGPNSTVKVNYRGWLANGTEFDSSYSRGQPAVFELNKTIPCWQQGLQTVPVGSKVKLVCPPSTAYGANQVGNIPPNSTLTYEIDLLEVSN, from the coding sequence ATGCGCAACAGCACTCGTGGATTGTTACTGGCGGCTTCTTTGGTGCTGGCCGGTTCGGCTTTTGCCGCTCCCGCCGGCGGTATCGTCGAACGCCCTCCCGTCCAGCAGGGTTACGGTACCGGTCCTTATGGCGGTTATGGCCCGGTCGGTCCGGCGACTTCTCCGGCGGTGGTCGTTCCGTATCTGGCACCTGGCGGCATTACTGTCTATCCGCTTTCCCAAAGCAACAATACGGTCAAGCCGGGTCCGAACAGTACGGTCAAGGTCAATTATCGCGGCTGGCTCGCCAATGGTACCGAATTCGACAGTTCGTATTCCCGCGGACAGCCTGCCGTGTTCGAGCTGAACAAGACGATTCCCTGTTGGCAGCAGGGCCTGCAAACCGTTCCGGTCGGCAGCAAGGTGAAACTGGTCTGCCCGCCATCGACGGCTTACGGGGCCAACCAGGTCGGCAATATTCCGCCCAACAGCACGCTGACTTATGAAATCGATTTGCTGGAAGTATCGAACTGA
- a CDS encoding tetratricopeptide repeat protein produces MLPRLPEGGSEMGVGFRMGNRFFLFPNVVFFLFLCFCGAFLPSGAQAWEDGRRGRTQDGETVAVSAAGEEKADSLFELVLLKDGAEGGDPEAQFELGRRYLQGVGLERNDVMALHWVKASTEQGYARAEAGLGWMYAVGRGVPRDDAKSFVWYEKAAKNGYAVAQRMLGKYYEKGVGTERNPELARQWYEKAAAQGDEKAVRYLRLSGVSAGEPDAASVR; encoded by the coding sequence ATGTTGCCCCGTCTGCCGGAGGGGGGATCGGAAATGGGAGTCGGTTTCAGAATGGGGAACAGGTTTTTCCTGTTTCCGAACGTGGTGTTTTTTCTGTTTCTGTGTTTTTGCGGGGCGTTTTTGCCGTCAGGGGCGCAGGCATGGGAAGACGGCAGAAGGGGCAGGACGCAAGATGGAGAGACTGTTGCGGTATCGGCTGCCGGTGAGGAGAAGGCGGACAGCCTGTTCGAGCTGGTTCTGCTGAAAGACGGGGCTGAAGGAGGGGATCCCGAGGCGCAGTTCGAGCTGGGCCGCCGCTATCTTCAGGGGGTGGGGCTGGAACGCAATGACGTGATGGCGCTGCACTGGGTGAAGGCTTCGACAGAGCAGGGGTATGCGCGGGCCGAGGCCGGACTGGGCTGGATGTATGCCGTGGGCCGGGGGGTGCCGCGGGATGACGCCAAATCGTTCGTCTGGTATGAAAAGGCGGCGAAAAACGGCTATGCGGTGGCGCAGCGGATGCTGGGGAAATATTATGAAAAGGGCGTCGGGACGGAACGAAATCCGGAGCTCGCCAGACAGTGGTATGAAAAGGCGGCGGCACAGGGGGATGAAAAAGCGGTCCGGTACCTGAGGTTGTCTGGTGTGTCTGCCGGCGAACCGGATGCCGCGTCGGTCCGTTGA
- a CDS encoding DUF2806 domain-containing protein: MTDKNGKHPGIQLDINAVKLADITGDLTPIAEGAGKTLGAVPTLLHRLCLLIFGDWYTDRICRDMKKRAQAEHDCEAIRQGALTLFSGQNATEAPPSIATPAQAARRHLEETGTQNLIACAAEAARILENPPPPASRSDENAPSSQTSRLSETFVNRWKNEAQFVSEHQLRHLWGAILAREITAPGSVSLKTLERLKVVSREDAEAFTALVRLRTG; encoded by the coding sequence ATGACAGACAAAAACGGAAAACATCCCGGCATCCAGCTCGACATCAATGCCGTCAAACTGGCCGACATCACCGGCGACTTGACCCCGATAGCGGAAGGTGCGGGCAAAACGCTGGGCGCCGTGCCGACCCTCCTGCATCGCCTGTGCCTGCTCATCTTCGGCGACTGGTACACCGACCGCATCTGCCGCGACATGAAAAAACGGGCACAGGCCGAACACGACTGCGAAGCCATCCGGCAAGGCGCGCTGACCCTGTTTTCCGGCCAGAACGCCACCGAAGCGCCCCCCTCAATCGCCACCCCGGCACAGGCCGCCAGACGGCATCTGGAAGAAACCGGAACGCAAAACCTGATCGCCTGCGCCGCCGAAGCGGCCCGCATCCTGGAAAATCCCCCGCCACCTGCCTCCCGGTCCGACGAGAACGCCCCCTCTTCCCAAACGTCCCGTCTTTCGGAAACCTTCGTCAACCGCTGGAAAAACGAGGCACAATTCGTCTCCGAACACCAGTTGAGGCACCTGTGGGGCGCCATCCTCGCCCGGGAAATCACCGCACCGGGATCGGTCAGCCTCAAAACGCTGGAACGGCTGAAAGTCGTCTCCCGGGAAGACGCCGAAGCGTTCACCGCCCTAGTGCGATTACGTACTGGATAA
- a CDS encoding autotransporter outer membrane beta-barrel domain-containing protein, with protein MWERGASLSVGARQFISSGGQLYVAGAGSLALGSGDDKMDFVYVGGGTAALSVNNYVTSSISIPGKLEIHAKKAVFEGNGGDEQGKETIAVAGGQLVLDVDDVSVNGNIRVGISSSGVASGTDKSGSSVTIGSDDAFVRITGDVAVSSAGGSLAVNMSGEASSFTGTVTEVMAKDDQGQEIVNSMAGTRFTAGDGATIHLTGDSAIRSVTSNGAIINTGTNTLKIGELVNREKGTAIITSSAKADQINITHNSGEGLNVILSQEAAELNGDAQAMASVLNIGQSDSPYTITARENTLIGNSTLILNPDGTIASYTEQKNTVTDSLQKIGAMNFLTFRAQTNDVSKRMGDLRSMPQSDGMWARAVAGQSEYKSIHNTYQTLQIGGDKRIGNIYVGGTASYTDGEGKLDNGSTDDKNWSFGLYGGWIADDGQYVDIIIKRHKLDTDFDLHTQSGTGVNGRYHTWGTSASVEYGWRLGIADTDYYIEPQAELMIGHLNGVSHTTNVGTNIKQEGIDTAVGRVGIAAGWISPEKTGSAYLKASVLHDWEGDAKTRVSNKKAMRSYTEDMGGTWGEFALGGTWNINKSLAAYGEVETTAGNPVRTTYQVSGGIRYSF; from the coding sequence ATGTGGGAGAGGGGAGCGTCCCTGTCTGTCGGTGCCAGACAGTTCATCAGCTCGGGCGGGCAGTTGTATGTGGCTGGTGCCGGATCGCTGGCTCTGGGGAGCGGGGATGATAAAATGGATTTTGTATATGTCGGCGGCGGTACGGCGGCATTATCGGTCAATAATTACGTAACGAGCAGCATCAGTATTCCGGGCAAGCTAGAAATTCATGCGAAAAAGGCGGTTTTCGAGGGAAACGGGGGAGATGAACAGGGCAAGGAGACGATTGCGGTAGCTGGTGGCCAGCTGGTACTGGATGTCGATGATGTTTCGGTGAACGGCAATATCCGCGTTGGCATTAGCAGTAGCGGTGTCGCTTCTGGGACGGACAAAAGCGGGTCTTCCGTGACGATCGGCAGCGATGACGCTTTTGTCAGGATAACCGGCGATGTAGCGGTCAGTTCGGCGGGCGGTTCGCTGGCTGTCAATATGTCAGGAGAAGCGTCTTCCTTTACCGGGACGGTGACAGAAGTGATGGCAAAGGACGATCAGGGACAGGAAATCGTGAATAGTATGGCTGGTACCCGTTTCACAGCCGGAGACGGAGCGACGATTCATTTGACGGGTGACAGTGCGATCAGGTCGGTAACGTCAAATGGCGCAATCATCAATACCGGAACAAACACCCTGAAAATAGGAGAACTCGTCAACCGTGAAAAAGGAACCGCAATCATAACCAGTTCCGCAAAAGCAGACCAGATCAACATCACCCACAATAGCGGAGAAGGATTGAATGTCATCCTGTCTCAGGAAGCGGCAGAGCTAAATGGCGATGCACAAGCCATGGCATCGGTCCTTAATATCGGGCAATCCGATTCCCCTTACACCATCACTGCCCGGGAAAATACCCTCATAGGAAACAGCACTTTAATATTGAACCCTGACGGAACAATTGCCTCCTATACAGAACAGAAAAACACCGTAACAGACAGCCTGCAAAAAATAGGAGCGATGAACTTTCTGACCTTCCGTGCGCAAACCAACGACGTATCCAAACGCATGGGAGATTTGCGCAGCATGCCGCAAAGTGACGGCATGTGGGCCAGAGCAGTTGCCGGACAAAGCGAATACAAGAGCATCCACAACACCTACCAGACATTACAAATCGGAGGAGACAAAAGAATCGGAAACATCTATGTGGGAGGAACCGCCAGCTACACAGACGGAGAAGGCAAACTCGACAACGGCAGTACAGACGACAAAAACTGGAGCTTCGGCCTGTACGGAGGCTGGATAGCAGATGACGGCCAATATGTAGACATCATCATCAAAAGACACAAACTCGACACCGACTTTGACCTGCACACCCAGAGCGGGACAGGCGTAAACGGGCGCTACCACACATGGGGAACCAGTGCCTCAGTCGAATACGGCTGGAGACTGGGCATAGCCGACACCGACTACTACATAGAACCGCAAGCCGAACTCATGATAGGACACCTGAACGGAGTCAGCCACACAACAAACGTCGGGACAAACATCAAACAGGAAGGCATAGACACCGCCGTGGGAAGAGTGGGAATCGCGGCCGGATGGATATCGCCGGAAAAGACAGGAAGCGCCTACCTCAAAGCCAGCGTCCTGCATGACTGGGAAGGAGACGCCAAAACCCGGGTCAGCAACAAAAAAGCCATGCGCAGCTACACGGAAGACATGGGAGGAACATGGGGAGAATTTGCGCTGGGAGGAACCTGGAACATCAACAAGAGTCTGGCGGCGTACGGAGAAGTCGAAACCACGGCAGGCAACCCGGTCAGAACCACCTATCAGGTCAGCGGAGGCATCCGGTACAGCTTCTGA
- a CDS encoding RusA family crossover junction endodeoxyribonuclease, whose amino-acid sequence MAVQNPGVEMIALTLPYPVSANRYWRTFMHKGCGQPVTVASEEARSYRNEVRRLAREAGIVRPFPGRVSVSYVLYPKCPADWKRRARADPARWDDTVQCIDLDNAQKILFDALEGVVFENDRLIRHIEGERAVPDGPARVELRVESLEGTREKASVVPSGTVAEDGMSLEGRFPLHCRVKTPSGRLAEVRRHLAGASKQDCFERVICRYVDGRRADDWVTLQPRFLTRVG is encoded by the coding sequence ATGGCTGTTCAGAATCCGGGAGTTGAGATGATCGCGCTGACGTTGCCTTATCCGGTTTCGGCGAACCGTTACTGGCGGACGTTTATGCACAAGGGGTGTGGTCAGCCGGTGACGGTGGCAAGCGAGGAGGCCCGGTCGTATCGGAACGAGGTGAGGCGTCTGGCACGGGAGGCGGGGATCGTCAGGCCGTTTCCGGGGCGGGTGAGTGTGTCGTATGTGCTGTATCCGAAGTGTCCGGCGGACTGGAAGCGGCGTGCCCGCGCCGATCCGGCCCGGTGGGACGATACGGTGCAGTGTATCGATCTGGATAATGCGCAGAAGATTCTGTTCGATGCGCTGGAGGGGGTGGTTTTCGAGAATGACCGGCTGATCCGGCATATCGAGGGGGAACGGGCCGTTCCGGATGGGCCGGCGCGGGTCGAGCTGCGCGTCGAGTCGCTGGAAGGGACGCGGGAAAAAGCGTCTGTCGTCCCGTCCGGGACGGTGGCGGAGGACGGAATGTCTCTCGAGGGGCGGTTTCCGCTTCATTGCCGGGTGAAAACGCCGTCGGGGCGGCTGGCGGAGGTGAGACGGCATCTGGCCGGGGCCAGCAAGCAGGACTGTTTCGAGCGGGTGATTTGCCGGTATGTGGACGGTCGGCGCGCGGATGACTGGGTGACGCTCCAGCCCCGTTTTCTGACCCGGGTGGGCTGA